A stretch of Sandaracinaceae bacterium DNA encodes these proteins:
- a CDS encoding radical SAM protein — MTRSPRVALVSVDPVWEDPSGDFTPFTYSVRKLEASLRADPSFDDVEVKVIDLRERDPEAFFEAIVDFRPTLVGASIYLWSIGPFRDLAARIKRWDPSVQVVVGGPQARPSVFALEPYRPLQRTVDAAVTGEGEGVFRDIVRAHQRDGWTSMPGLLVPHALGWRSTGPLERVDIEAFPTPYQLDIAPHGFTGYLETYRGCPIHCNFCQWGEQRADRVHSAEYLARHLEGLRRAEVPNIFCLDAAFNLSPRAFRNLAEAERQTGVLADSLVHGHLYPTFLRDEHVELLTSFGRCQVAIGVQSFDAEVLHGLGRPFDLERFEHVCDVVREHWPIELELMLGLPGDNPASFRRTFEKAVEIADSVRVFWTLVLPDALLDRADPKHAIEFDPETWLIRSCKGWAPEDLRRELDHVKQVSLQHENAVVADHWAGFQVRRRAEQRPGPRSIDDDADRRVIAVDPELVEELRARVGAVGGWRLRTIRNRHDGLFFDLDSPDGRVTLEVVKAAEGQPRFEARDGLAYSHRGEVSRLEVERLRRVIAAVHPDALPLVQESA, encoded by the coding sequence GCTCGAGGCGTCGCTGCGCGCGGACCCGAGCTTCGATGACGTCGAGGTGAAGGTCATCGACCTGCGCGAGCGCGACCCGGAGGCGTTCTTCGAGGCCATCGTCGACTTCCGGCCGACCCTCGTCGGCGCGTCGATCTATCTCTGGTCCATCGGACCCTTCCGGGACCTCGCGGCGCGCATCAAGCGCTGGGACCCGTCGGTGCAGGTCGTCGTCGGGGGCCCGCAGGCGCGTCCGTCGGTCTTCGCGCTCGAGCCGTATCGCCCGCTCCAGCGCACGGTCGACGCCGCGGTGACGGGCGAAGGAGAGGGCGTCTTCCGCGACATCGTGCGCGCCCATCAGCGGGACGGCTGGACCTCGATGCCCGGGCTGCTCGTGCCGCACGCGCTCGGGTGGCGGAGCACTGGGCCGCTCGAGCGCGTGGACATCGAGGCCTTCCCCACGCCGTACCAGCTCGACATCGCGCCCCACGGGTTCACGGGCTACCTCGAGACCTATCGGGGCTGCCCCATTCACTGCAACTTCTGCCAGTGGGGCGAGCAGCGCGCGGACCGCGTGCACTCGGCCGAGTACCTCGCGCGTCACCTCGAGGGGCTCCGGCGCGCGGAGGTGCCGAACATCTTCTGCCTCGACGCGGCCTTCAACCTGAGCCCGCGCGCGTTCCGCAACCTCGCCGAGGCGGAGCGGCAGACGGGCGTGCTGGCCGACAGCCTCGTGCACGGCCACCTCTACCCGACCTTCCTGCGTGACGAGCACGTGGAGCTGCTGACCTCGTTCGGGCGCTGCCAGGTGGCGATCGGCGTGCAGAGCTTCGACGCGGAGGTCCTGCACGGGCTGGGGCGGCCCTTCGACCTCGAGCGCTTCGAGCACGTCTGCGACGTGGTGCGCGAGCACTGGCCGATCGAGCTCGAGCTGATGCTGGGGCTGCCGGGCGACAACCCCGCGTCCTTCCGGCGCACCTTCGAGAAGGCGGTCGAGATCGCCGACTCCGTGCGGGTCTTCTGGACCCTGGTGCTGCCCGACGCGCTGCTCGACCGGGCCGATCCGAAGCACGCGATCGAGTTCGATCCGGAGACCTGGCTCATCCGCTCGTGCAAGGGCTGGGCGCCCGAGGATCTCCGCCGCGAGCTCGACCACGTCAAGCAAGTGTCGTTGCAGCACGAGAACGCCGTGGTCGCTGATCACTGGGCCGGCTTCCAGGTGCGGCGCCGCGCGGAGCAGCGCCCGGGCCCGCGGAGCATCGACGACGACGCGGACCGCCGCGTCATCGCGGTCGACCCGGAGCTGGTCGAGGAGCTGCGCGCGCGCGTCGGCGCGGTCGGCGGCTGGCGTCTGCGCACCATCCGCAATCGACACGACGGGCTCTTCTTCGACCTCGACTCGCCTGACGGGCGCGTGACCCTCGAGGTGGTGAAGGCGGCCGAGGGCCAGCCCCGCTTCGAGGCGCGCGACGGGCTCGCCTACTCACACCGCGGCGAGGTCAGCCGGCTCGAGGTCGAGCGGCTGCGGCGCGTGATCGCCGCCGTGCACCCCGACGCGCTGCCGCTCGTGCAAGAGAGCGCCTGA
- a CDS encoding radical SAM protein encodes MQSYKGRFEPTRFEDLTVTVDFHCHSACRFCIVQEGMNLYRGVPFERFQQAVDENGQAPRYHRVTFTGGEVTLEKRLFDYLDYARERGGFSHIRLQTNGRRLEDRAFAERLVEAGVDEFFVSLHGPDAATQDYISQREGSFDEAWRGLMNLRDLGVTVMTNTVLTTLNVDHLARIVDTVAELAPARMEWWNYLPMEDKTDERGLIVPMERLAPALVEALDRAKAHAIPCAVKYVPRCLLGEHGDVIDNTQPDVVIVEEFYDLYPKFACLWEAKCEHSEACLGLTHEYVHKYGWEADRLVPTARSTPWEEPEDGLAFGSDDPRGAARDAAPSGDHPAWRALVEGVAEPLGARLEGLLLDRRRCTYRFVVGEASVDVVLTKRSDERPALARTRSFNVSYRNLRLPEGAERERAVLVRVVEAATRAVATRDGGAMLLDERKGLIGPESLRRPRKRS; translated from the coding sequence GTGCAGAGCTACAAAGGCAGATTCGAGCCGACGCGCTTCGAGGACCTGACGGTCACGGTGGACTTCCACTGCCACTCGGCGTGCCGCTTCTGCATCGTGCAGGAGGGCATGAACCTCTACCGCGGCGTGCCCTTCGAGCGCTTCCAGCAAGCGGTCGACGAGAACGGGCAGGCCCCGCGCTACCACCGCGTCACGTTCACCGGCGGCGAGGTCACGCTCGAGAAGCGGCTCTTCGACTACCTCGACTACGCGCGCGAGCGCGGCGGCTTCTCGCACATCCGGCTGCAGACCAATGGCCGCCGCCTCGAGGACCGCGCGTTCGCGGAGCGCCTGGTCGAGGCGGGCGTGGACGAGTTCTTCGTCTCCCTGCACGGCCCGGACGCGGCGACCCAGGACTACATCTCGCAGCGCGAGGGCTCCTTCGACGAGGCGTGGCGGGGGCTGATGAACCTGCGCGATCTCGGCGTGACGGTCATGACCAACACCGTCCTGACCACGCTCAACGTCGACCACCTCGCGCGCATCGTCGACACCGTGGCCGAGCTCGCCCCGGCCCGCATGGAGTGGTGGAACTACCTCCCGATGGAGGACAAGACCGACGAGCGCGGCCTCATCGTGCCCATGGAGCGGCTCGCGCCCGCGCTGGTCGAGGCGCTCGATCGCGCGAAGGCCCACGCGATCCCCTGCGCGGTGAAGTACGTGCCGCGCTGCCTGCTCGGCGAGCACGGCGACGTCATCGACAACACCCAGCCCGACGTCGTCATCGTCGAGGAGTTCTACGACCTCTACCCGAAGTTCGCGTGCCTCTGGGAGGCCAAGTGCGAGCACAGCGAGGCCTGCCTCGGGCTCACCCACGAGTACGTGCACAAGTACGGCTGGGAGGCCGACCGGCTCGTTCCCACCGCGCGCAGCACCCCGTGGGAGGAGCCCGAAGACGGCCTCGCCTTCGGCAGTGACGACCCTCGCGGCGCGGCCCGCGACGCGGCGCCGAGCGGCGATCACCCCGCCTGGCGCGCCCTCGTCGAAGGCGTCGCGGAGCCCCTCGGCGCGCGCCTCGAGGGGCTGCTCCTCGACCGGCGCCGCTGCACCTACCGCTTCGTCGTCGGCGAGGCCAGCGTGGACGTCGTCTTGACCAAGCGCAGCGACGAGCGGCCCGCGTTGGCCCGCACCCGCTCGTTCAACGTCTCCTACCGCAACCTCCGCCTGCCCGAAGGCGCCGAGCGAGAGCGCGCCGTGCTCGTGCGCGTCGTCGAGGCGGCCACCCGCGCCGTCGCCACCCGAGACGGCGGCGCCATGCTGCTCGACGAGCGCAAGGGCCTCATCGGCCCCGAGTCCCTGCGCCGTCCCCGAAAGCGTTCATGA